GTGTTGAGGTTCAGGGAGAATTAGTGGAGTCTGTCTGAGTGTTGAGGTTCAGGGAGACTGTGTGGAGTCTGTCTGAGTGTTGAGGTTCAGGGAGAATTAGTGGAGTCTGTCTGAGTGTTGAGGTTCAGGGAGACTGTGTGGAGTCTGTCTGAGTGTTGAGGTTCAGGGAGACTGTGTGGCGTCTGAGTGTTGAGGTTCAGGGAGACTGTGTGGAGTCTGTCTGAGTGTTGAGGTTCAGGGAGACTGTGTGGCGTCCGAGTGTTGAGGTTCAGGGAGAATTTGTGGAGTCTGAGTGTTGTGGTTCAGGGAGAATTTGTGGAGTCTGAGTGTTGAGGTTCAGGGAGACTGTGTGGAGTCTGTCTGAGTGTTGTGGTTCAGGGAGACTGTGTGGAGTCCGAGTGTTGAGGTTCAGGGAGAATTTGTGGAGTCTGAGTGTTGTGGTTCAGGGAGACTGTGTGGAGTCCGAGTGTTGTGGTTCAGGGAGACTGTGTGGAGTCCGAGTGTTGAGGTTCAGGGAGACTGTGTGGAGTCCGAGTGTTGAGGTTCAGGGAGACTGTGTGGAGTCCGAGTGTTGAGGTTCAGGGAGACTGTGTGGAGTCCGAGTGTTGTGGTTCAGGGAGACTGTGTGGAGTCCGAGTGTTGTGGTTCAGGGAGACTGTGTGGAGTCCGAGTGTTGTGGTTCAGGGAGACTGTGTGGAGTCCGAGTGTTGAGGTTCAGGGAGACTGTGTGGAGTCCGAGTGTTGAGGTTCAGGGAGACTGTGTGGAGTCCGAGTGTTGAGGTTCAGGGAGACTGTGCGGAGTCCGAGTGTTGTGGTTCAGGGAGACTGTGTGGAGTCCGAGTGTTGAGGTTCAGGGAGACTGTGTGGAGTCTGAGTGTTGAGGTTCAGGGAGAATTTGTGGAGTCCGAGTGTTGAGGTTCAGGGAGAATTTGTGGAGTCTGAGTGTTGAGGTTCAGGGAGACTGTGTGGAGTCTGTCTGAGTGTTGAGGTTCAGGGAGACTGTGTGGAGTCTGAGTGTTGAGGTTCAGGGAGAATTTGTGGAGTCTGAGTGTTGAAGTTCAGGGAGACTGTGTGGAGTCTGAGTGTTGCGGTTCAGGGAGACTGTGTGGAGTCTGTCTGAGTGTTGCGGTTCAGGGAGACTGTGTGGAGTCTGTCTGAGTGTTGAGGTTCAGGGAGACTGTGTGGAGTCTGAGTGTTGAGGTTCAGGGAGATTTGTGGAGTCTGTCTGAGTGTTGCGGTTCAGGGAGACTGTGTGGAGTCTGACTGGGTGTTGAGGTTCAGGGAGAATTTGTGGAGTCTGAGTGTTGAGGTTCAGGGAGACTGTGTGGAGTCTGAGTGTTGAAGTTCATGGAGACTGTGTGGAGTCTGTCTGAGTGTTGAGGGTCAGGGATAATTTGTGGAGTCTGAGTGTTGAGGGTCAGGGATAATTTGTGGAGTCTGTCTGAGTGTTGAGGTTCAGGGAGAATTAGTGGAGTCTGTCTGAGTGTTGAGGGACAGGGAGAATTTGTGGACTATGTATGTGGAAAAGGGAGGATTGGTGAAGGGACAAAGAGGAATTGTTGAGTCTTTCTGTGTTTTGGGGGACAGAGAGGATTTGTGGAATCTGTATTTTTTGGGACAGAGAAATTTGTGGAGTCTGCCTGTGTGTTGCAGGGCAGAGTTGTTTGGTGAGATTATCTACTGACAGAAAAAATCAgagtaaataaaaatatacctACCTATATGTATAGTGAAGGTGTGGTCCTCTATGTACACACAAGCTGTTAGGTCGCGACCATTTCTGTCTATAATGATATTCTCCTTTCTCATCTCTTTCCATTTGGTGTACACCACGAGGGTTACAGTCTTATCATTCTGGTACcaatcaaacctgtgtatgggacattaactacatttttatatcaaacctgtgtatgggacattaactacatgtatatatcaaacctgtgtatgggacatttactacacgtatatatcaaacctgtgtatgggacatgtatatatcaaacctgtgtatgggacattaactacatgtatatatcaaacctgtgtatgggacattaactacatgtatatatcaaacctgtgtatgggacattaactacatgtatatatcaaacctgtgtatgggacattaactacacgtatatatcaaacctgtgtatgggacattaactacatgtatatatcaaacctgtgtatgggacattaactacacgtatatatcaaacctgtgtatgggacattaactacacgtatatatcaaacctgtgtatgggacattaactacatgtatatatcaaacctgtgtatgggacattaactacacgtatatatcaaacctgtgtatgggacattaactacacgtatatatcaaacctgtgtatgggacatttactacacgtatatatcaaacctgtgtatgggacattaactacacgtatatatcaaacctgtgtatgggacattaactacacgtatatatcaaacctgtgtatgggacatttactacacatatatatcaaacctgtgtatgggacatgtatatatcaaacctgtgtatgggacattaactacatgtatatatcaaacctgtgtatgggacatttactacatgtatatatcaaacctgtgtatgggacattagtatatatcaaacctgtgtataggacatttactacacgtatatatcaaacctgtgtataggacatttactacacgtgtatatcaaacctgtgtatgggacattaactacacgtatatatcaaacctgtgtatgggacatttactacatgtatatatcaaacctgtgtatgggacatgtatatatcaaacctgtgtatgggacatttatatatcaaacctgtgtataggacatttactacacgtATATctcaaacctgtgtatgggacatttactacacgtatatatcaaacctgtgtatgggacattaactacatgtatatatcaaacctgtgtatgggacacgtatatatcaaacctgtgtatgggacatttactacacgtatatatcaaacctgtgtataggacattaactacatgtatatatcaaacctgtgtatgggacattaactacatgtatacatcaaacctgtgtatgggacatgtatatatcaaacctgtgtatgggacatgtatatatcaaacctgtgtatgggacatgtatatatcaaacctgtgtatgggacatgtatatatcaaacctgtgtatgggacatgtatatatcaaacctgtgtatgggacattaactacatgtatatatcaaacctgtgtatcggacatttatatatcaaacctgtgtatgggacattaactacatgtatatatcaaacctgtgtatgggacattaactacacgtatatatcaaacctgtgtatgggacattaactacatgtatatatcaaacctgtgtatgggacacgtatatatcaaacctgtgtatgggacattaactacacgtatatatcaaacctgtgtatgggacattaactacacgtatatatcaaacctgtgtatgggacatttactacatgtatatatcaaacctgtgtatgggacattaactacatgtatatatcaaacctgtgtatgggacacGTAtgtatcaaacctgtgtatgggacatttactacatgtatatatcaaacctgtgtatgggacattaactacacgtatatatcaaacctgtgtatgggacattaactacacgtatatatcaaacctgtgtatgggacattaactacacgtatatatcaaacctgtgtatgggacattaactacacgtatatatcaaacctgtgtataggACATTAactacacgtatatatcaaacctgtgtatgggacatttactacatgtatatatcaaacctgtgtatgggacatttactacacgtatatatcaaacctgtgtatgggacattagctacacgtatatatcaaacctgtgtatgggacattaactacacgtatatatcaaacctgtgtatggaACATTAactacacgtatatatcaaacctgtgtatgggacatttactacacgtatatatcaaacctgtgtatgggacatttactacacgtatatatcaaacctgtgtataggacattaactacatgtatatatcaaacctgtgtatgggacattaactacatgtatacatcaaacctgtgtatgggactatatatcaaacctgtgtatgggacattaactacacgtatatatcaaacctgtgtatgggacattaactacacgtatatatcaaacctgtgtatggaACATTAactacacgtatatatcaaacctgtgtatgggacatttactacacgtatatatcaaacctgtgtatgggacatttactacacgtatatatcaaacctgtgtataggacattaactacatgtatatatcaaacctgtgtatgggacattaactacatgtatacatcaaacctgtgtatgggactatatatcaaacctgtgtatgggacattaactacacgtatatatcaaacctgtgtatgggacattaactacacgtatatatcaaacctgtgtatggaACATTAactacacgtatatatcaaacctgtgtatgggacatttactacacgtatatatcaaacctgtgtataggacattaactacatgtatatatcaaacctgtgtatgggacattaactacatgtatacatcaaacctgtgtatgggacattaactacatgtacatatcaaacctgtgtatgggacatgtatatatcaaacctgtgtatgggacatgtatatatcaaacctgtgtatgggacatgtatatatcaaacctgtgtatgggacatgtatatatcaaacctgtgtatgggacattaactacatgtatatatcaaacctgtgtatcggacatttatatatcaaacctgtgtatgggacattaactacatgtatatatcaaacctgtgtatgggacattaactacacgtatatatcaaacctgtgtatgggacattaactacatgtatatatcaaacctgtgtatgggacacgtatatatcaaacctgtgtatgggacattaactacacgtatatatcaaacctgtgtatgggacattaactacacgtatatatcaaacctgtgtatgggacatttactacatgtatatattaaacctgtgtatgggacatttactacatgtatatatcaaacctgtgtatgggacattaactacatgtatatatcaaacctgtgtatgggacacGTAtgtatcaaacctgtgtatgggacatttactacatgtatatatcaaacctgtgtatgggacattaactacacgtatatatcaaacctgtgtatgggacattaactacacgtatatatcaaacctgtgtatgggacattaactacacgtatatatcaaacctgtgtatgggacattaactacacgtatatatcaaacctgtgtatgggacattaactacatgtatatatcaaacctgtgtatgggacacgtatatatcaaacctgtgtataggACATTAactacacgtatatatcaaacctgtgtatgggacatttactacatgtatatatcaaacctgtgtatgggacatttactacacgtatatatcaaacctgtgtatgggacattaactacacgtatatatcaaacctgtgtatgggacattaactacacgtatatatcaaacctgtgtatggaACATTAactacacgtatatatcaaacctgtgtatgggacattaactacacgtatatatcaaacctgtgtatgggacatgtatatatcaaacctgtgtatgggacatttactacacgtatatatcaaacctgtgtatgggacatttactacatgtatatatcaaacctgtgtatgggacattaactacatgtatatatcaaacctgtgtatgggacattaactacacgtatatatcaaacctgtgtatgggacatttactacacgtatatatcaaacctgtgtatgggacattaactacatgtatatatcaaacctgtgtatgggacattaactacatgtatatatcaaacctgtgtatgggatatgtatatatcaaacctgtgtatgggacattaactacatgtatatatcaaacctgtgtatgggacattaactacatgtatatatcaaacctgtgtatgggacattaactacatgtgcaggtatatatcaaacctgtgtatgggacatttactacaggtatatatcaaacctgtgtatgggacattaactacacgtatatatcaaacctgtgtatgggacattaactacatgtatatatcaaacctgtgcATGGGACATtagtatatatcaaacctgtgtatgggacatgtatatatcaaacctgtgtatgggacattaactacatgtatatatcaaacctgtgtatggaACATTAACTAtacgtatatatcaaacctgtgtatgggacatttactacatgtatatatcaaacctgtgtatggaacattaactacatgtatatatcaaacctgtatATGGGACATTAACTAtacgtatatatcaaacctgtgtatgggacatttactacaggtatatatcaaacctgtgtatgggacatgtatatatcaaacctgtgtatgggacattaactacatgtatatatcaaacctgtgtatgggacatgtatatatcaaacctgtgtatgggacatgtatatatcaaacctgtgtatggggcattaactacacgtatatatcaaacctgtgtatgggacattaactacatgtatatgtatattcctCAGACAGgactttttctgggggctttttgtGGACGTGAGTGGgtcccattcccaattgaaatgaTCTTCCCAGTACATTTAAGTCAAATTCCCAAAACTTGTAGTTTATTCTATAAAGATCTTTCCAATTCAGCAATATTCTTCCCAAAACGAGGCAAAAAGACCCCATTccaaaccaatgagaaaaagccctgtcaGAGTTTTAGTTGAAACCTTACAAGATAACTGCTTTGATACAGTACCTGACCCCAACAATGCTAGAAAATAACATCCTTTTAAAAACTAATCACCTATTAAATAACTGAAGCAAGTTGagaatttttgtcaattttccAGATACctttttttgtgaaaacttCTATGGAATTGAGATTATTTTTGTCATTAATGCTatgaaattaacaaaatgtaagTAAAGTGCTTGAAAGGcaaaaaaataaccaaacacCAGAAAATGGATATTATCGAAAATTACAGTAAGTAATGCTGGAAAATTGAAGTCATTTATGCTGGAAAATTAAAGTAAGTAATGCTGATGATCAAAATCTTTTTTATGATTTTCTCCCGATAAATTGATCATTTTAGGAATCTAAATCAAAGTgctggaagtactgtaaaaaAGAACATTATTGCTTAATGCAAAAACAGTAACCtgtttaaagttgataaattaaTTGACTATAATGTGAAACGTTCAAAGCAGTTTTGATATGATTGCATACAGTGTTTCTGTAAGATTCTGGATAATGGAACTCTTAATTATTGATTGCCAAAACTAGAGCTTCTAATAAAGGCCTGAATTAGGAGTGTACTCTATTGAAACTGTTATAACtactcaagcatttatggtaattaaaaatcaaaatcttgagtccttttgttcaggaatcatttgatgctaataaatctttatatgagaaggTATACTCCTAGTATAGTTATTATCAATAATGTGATAAAGGATGACAACCGCATTGAGACTGAATCTTGACCAATAATTCAGTGAACAGGAAACAAAAACTTGTGTCAAATTAAAACTGGAACACATAGATTACAGAAGTCCATGGTACGACACAGTACCTATTTACTGTCACTTTCAGATACTGATCATCCAAacatactgaaccacacagaTCAGCGATACAATCGCAAACATCACAGGTTTATGTGGACAAGAACAATGtttttggtgggtttttttaaaattccatACTTGTAACATATCTAGcgattataaatatattataaatattaatttttacttGCTTTGGAAgtacatatatcaaaataaattggaATGATACACAGGAGATAAGCAAAGCATTATCAATTTGTTCACCTTTGGTCATGGTAGGTtcatgaacaagaggcccatgggccttaacggtcacctgagatttgaattatttcagtttatttaattgaccctttttgccccccccccccccccccccctccctatcagcccctagggtcagtcagggccaacatatgcatattaaaaaatgtgatttacctatataaactatagtaacacGTCAATggtgacaatgtttacaaaattagaatgaaattccaatagaaataaaagtcaaaaatgttatttccctatataaactttagtaaagtttagccccaccccaggggcaaacttgagaccccagggtcctgaaattcacaattttggtaaagaaccttcaaaccaagccatctatgaagtgtatttgattccagcatatctgagagtagagaagaagatttttgaagttttagtcaatttggccctttttagccccgccaatcagcccctgggggtcagtcagggccaacatgtgcatgccatcaaactgtcatcccatgctgacaatgtttacaaaattagaatgaatcccaatagaaataaaataaattaaagtcaaaaatgtgatttccctatataaactatagtaaagtatagcccctccccaggggcaaacttgagacccctgggtcatgaaatttacaattttggtaaagcaccttaagacccttccatctatgaagagtgtttgattccagcatatctgagagtagagaagaagatttttgaagttttagtcaatttggccctttttagccccgccaatcagcccctgggggtcagtcagggccaacatgtgcatgccatcaaactgtcatcccatgctgacaatgtttacaaaattagaatgaatcccaatagaaataaaataaattaaagtcaaaaatgtgatttccctatataaactatagtaaagtatagcccctccccaggggcaaacttgagacccctgggtcatgaaatttacaattttggtaaagcaccttaagacccttccatctatgaagagtgtttgattccagcatatctgagagtagagaagaagatttttgaagttttagtcaatttggccctttttagccccgcccatcagccccttggggtcagtcagggccaacatgtgcatgccatcaaactgtcatctcatgctgacaatgtttacaaaattagaatgaattccaatagaaataaaataaattaaagtcaaaaatgtgatttccctatataaactatagtaaagtttagcccctccccaggggccaaacgtgaaacccctgggtcatgaaatttacaattttggtaaagcaccttaagacccttccatctatgaagagtgtttgattccagcatatctgggagtagagaagaagatttttgaagttttagtcaatttggccctttttagccccgcccatcagccccttggggtcagtcagggccaatatgtgcatgccatcaaactgtcatctcatgctgacaatgtttacaaaattagaatgaattccaatagaaataaaataaattaaagtcaaaaatgtgatttccctatataaactatagtaaagtttagcccctccccaggggcaaacgtgaaacacctgggtcatgaaatttacaattttggtaaagcaccttaagacccttccatctatgaagagtgtttgattccagcatatctgagagtagagaagaagatttttgaagttttagtcaatttgaccctttttggccccgcccctcaggcccctggggggtggggaccatataatttacaattttggttgacctttagctatagaagcttcctgcaaaatttcatagaatttggtttgtgggttttggagaagaagttgaaaatgtgaattgtttacggacgcacgacggacgacggacgacgcacgacgcacgacgacggacaaaaggggattagaataggtcacttgagactttgtctcaggtgacctaaaaatatcatatttaatatgaaCATGAACGTGAACAAAGGGTCATAACTGTATATTGAGGCATGATACACActgaacaaagggccataactgtATATTGAGGCATGATACATActgaacaaagggccataactgtATATTGAGACATGATACATActgaacaaagggccataactgtATATTGAGACATAttaaacaaagggccataactgtGTGTATTTGggcatgatacatactaaacaaagggccataactgtATATTGAGACATActaaacaaagggccataactatGTTAATTAGGGCATGAGACATActaaacaaagggccataactgtGTGTATTTGGGCATGATACATACTGAACAAAGAGCCATAACTGTATATTGAGACATActaaacaaagggccataactatGTTAATTAGggcatgatacatactaaacaaagggccataactgtGTATAGTTGGGCATGAGACATActaaacaaagggccataactgtATATTGAGACATActaaacaaagggccataactatGTTTATTAGggcatgatacatactaaacaaagggccataactgtATATTGAGACATACTAAACAAAGGGCCATTACTATGTTTATTTGGGCATGATACATActgaacaaagggccataactgtATATTGAGACATGATACATActgaacaaagggccataactgtATATTGAGACATGATACATActgaacaaagggccataactgtATATTGAGACATACTAAACAAATGGGccataattatgtttatttgaGCATGATACACActaaacaaagggccataactgtGTTTATTTGAGCATGATACATGctaaacaaagggccataactgtGTATAGTTGGGCATGAGACATActaaacaaagggccataactgtGTATAGTTGGGCATGAGACATACTAAAGAAAGGGCCATAACTATGTCTATTTGGGTATGATACATGctaaacaaagggccataactgtGTATATTTGGGCATGAGACATActaaacaaagggccataactgtGTATAGTTGGGCATGAGACATACTAAAGAAAGGGCCATAACTGTGTTTATTTGAGCATGAGACATActaaacaaagggccataactatGTCTATTTGGGCATGATACATGctaaacaaagggccataactgtGTATATTTGGGCATGAGACACACTGAACAATATGTAGTTTATATATGTGAAGTAGTAACTTACCGTGGAGGGCTGGGCTCTGGTGGAGGGGGTGGTCCCATTGTAGGAGGTGGTCCCATTGGTGCAGGTGGCTTTAATGGACCTAAAAGGGACAAATATGATATAACATACTCCCTAGCCTAAATAAAGGAATTAACACCGGAAAGCTAACAGGTCAAAGTTGTGATGTCTAATCATTGTTATTATATGTCTCAGATTAAATCACATGTGTGTAACACAAATGTGAAAACAGGTGAATTACAAGTGCTTCAACAGCATCACACATGTGTATTACAGGGACTAAACTAAACTTAAATCCTAAAAACTTGTTCTGACTGAGACTACCATGAACTATTAGCAACATGAATCAAATCACCTTTTACTGAGAATAGACTTACCAAGGTCACATTACACTTACCGTTAGGAGTACTAGGTTTGAGTCGAAGTAGGGAGGACAGGCTTCCTAGAAACACAACATAACATTATCACTGATCATGATGGGCTAAATATCACTAGAGACATTATAACCAgttaaatattatacatttaaatgcTTCATTTTCCaacatgtatttttaaatgAGCTTACATATACTTACCCCTTTTTTGGACGGGAGTTGTTTTCAGTTTTccaacaaaacatttttcaagCATGGATTCATAATTGACCCACTTATGTACCTGAGGAAGATAAAACATAGTGCCCATAAAAAGTAGATATAGTCACCATAGAAACTAGTAATGCAGTCACCATAGTAACAAGagacccagagggcctgtatcactcacctggttgatTGTCCGaaagtcaaaataatgttcatgttcaattcattgatagctttatttgttgtctaacaatactatatatggttatgaGGTTACGATCTCACCTGCTTTTCTTAGTGTGGGGAAAGACACCTGGGGCTATattacatcagaattgtgtaTATCACTTAATGCCCAGCAATACCATATATGGCAGCTTCAAAAGATAaccaagaaactaagtccctagtTTCAAAAATACAAGAAGCTtttgccccacccctcaggcctaTAGGAGATCAAaccaattatttatatatatttgaatcccagccaccaAGGGATGCTGCCAATGAAATATCAATgccatacattgcttagttccagagaagaagtcgttaatatcaacaTTGCCAAataaatggaccccttttggccccacccctcaggcacCTGGGGAgatcagccccatcatttgtaatAATTTGAATTCCAGCCACTTAGGGGTGCCTCCTACctaatttggttaaattctggTCAGTGGTTAAGAAGAAGTCAATAATCCATAGACAGACAAAGGACTCTGGTGGTCACCATAGTAACTAGTGATGTAGTTACAATAGTAAGTAGTGATGTAGTTACAATAGTAACTAGTGATGTAGTTACAATAGTAACTAGTGATGTAGTTACAATAGTAACTAGAGATGTAGTTACCATAGTAACTAGTGATGTAGTTACAATAGTAACCAGTGATGTAGTTACAATAGAAACTAGAAATGTAGTTACCATATAAACTAGTGTAGTCACCATAATAACTAGTGATGtagttaccatggaaacaaactaGTGATGTATGTTTGTTAATCTGGCTTTCTTGAACTAATGACAAAGGTAGGTATGTCAATAATAAAGTTCATTGAAAAAGTGTTAGTTTTCCTGGCAGTAATATTAGTACAGGATTACTCCCCTCCAGCAGTATAAGTAGGGGACAAGtccccaccagtagtattagtagggggactagtccccaccagtagtattagt
The Pecten maximus unplaced genomic scaffold, xPecMax1.1, whole genome shotgun sequence genome window above contains:
- the LOC117318564 gene encoding cytochrome b5 reductase 4-like codes for the protein VHKWVNYESMLEKCFVGKLKTTPVQKRGSLSSLLRLKPSTPNGPLKPPAPMGPPPTMGPPPPPEPSPPRFDWYQNDKTVTLVVYTKWKEMRKENIIIDRNGRDLTACVYIEDHTFTIHIDLEDDISDDYEVTVQKQSGKTELVLQKQTTGQQWRGLGKVLDGHNTYIPTNDKGVVLLKTVSEINLIELLYRVDMKHITT